A region of Shewanella psychromarinicola DNA encodes the following proteins:
- a CDS encoding site-2 protease family protein: MELLNIECLGKRLRLEGSIAGWQQLYWDNQLVSQKSASASDQAFHIHSFELTTHTSVPTETNTNDDETVKPSIGSLPVRLEIDVNWQPFQLDYCLLIDDETITQGQRTVEEIERQTPEVAAVKTQKISVVGLASLGFKLLKSAKVVKVLFAGASVAAYSWLFSFQFALALIGCLMFHEYGHIRAMKHFGMKTKGIYLIPFVGGLALSDERINTRWQDVYISIMGPTFGLILSIICVGLYWITGNIFFAGLAAFNALLNLFNLLPILPLDGGHILKSISFSMNSLIGLVACAAGAAIGVFISYSLGLALLGFLLLIGSIEIIVEWRGRHQSHLLPLDRYGQIFSTVWYLLTVASLVGIIWYFAASGDEMLAIPLQILGS, translated from the coding sequence GGCAGCAACTTTATTGGGACAATCAACTGGTATCGCAAAAGTCTGCGAGTGCTTCCGACCAAGCCTTTCATATCCATTCATTTGAACTGACAACGCACACATCCGTCCCGACTGAAACCAATACTAACGATGACGAAACCGTTAAGCCAAGTATTGGTTCACTTCCAGTACGATTAGAAATCGATGTTAACTGGCAGCCATTCCAGCTTGATTACTGCTTATTAATTGATGATGAAACCATCACCCAAGGGCAAAGAACCGTTGAAGAGATTGAACGTCAAACCCCTGAAGTCGCCGCGGTAAAAACTCAAAAAATCAGTGTTGTTGGACTTGCATCATTAGGTTTTAAACTGTTAAAAAGTGCCAAAGTGGTTAAAGTCCTTTTTGCTGGAGCTAGTGTTGCAGCCTATTCTTGGCTATTTTCATTTCAATTTGCCTTAGCACTCATCGGTTGCTTAATGTTCCATGAATACGGTCATATTCGAGCAATGAAGCATTTCGGTATGAAAACAAAAGGTATCTATTTAATCCCTTTTGTTGGTGGCTTAGCGTTAAGTGATGAGCGGATCAACACCCGTTGGCAAGACGTGTATATTTCAATTATGGGCCCCACTTTTGGGCTGATTTTATCAATTATTTGTGTCGGACTTTATTGGATAACAGGTAACATATTCTTTGCTGGGTTAGCGGCATTCAATGCCCTGCTAAATCTATTTAATTTACTGCCCATTTTACCGCTTGATGGCGGCCATATTCTGAAAAGTATTAGCTTCTCCATGAACAGCTTAATTGGCCTGGTCGCCTGTGCCGCGGGTGCCGCTATAGGGGTCTTTATCAGCTATAGCTTAGGCTTAGCGCTTCTCGGCTTTTTGCTGCTTATTGGCAGTATCGAAATCATTGTCGAATGGCGTGGACGCCACCAAAGCCATTTATTACCCTTAGATCGTTACGGACAAATTTTCTCTACCGTATGGTATTTGCTCACAGTGGCAAGCTTAGTAGGTATTATTTGGTACTTTGCCGCTTCAGGCGACGAGATGTTGGCCATTCCACTGCAGATTTTAGGCAGCTAA
- a CDS encoding succinylglutamate desuccinylase/aspartoacylase family protein, whose product MTKAIQSSVQVGELATGQALTVPLYTFSGSELFSPSVYIQANVHGAEVQGNAVIYQLMTLLEGYQVLGDITLAPLANPLGINQKSGEFTLGRFDPITGVNWNREYFDHNIKVQAWYTEHQHLNDNELFQAYRSMLVGACQARLELPFGLSTGHRLAVSLQTMAHQADIVLDLHTGPKSCKHLYCPEYDADAARFFSIPYTLIMPNSFGGAMDEATFCPWWQLTEYAASQGREFSVPVSAFTLELASQERIDLADALEDAKGILAYLSYRGVIAEKVTPADMPRFGCYLCDYKKFHAPKAGLIEYRAVLGEPLAAGQPLVNILRIDLYGTEQAYQAISLPMDCVPILHFASASVHQGTELYKVMTKVFSITH is encoded by the coding sequence ATGACTAAAGCAATACAATCGTCAGTGCAGGTCGGAGAACTGGCGACGGGGCAAGCATTGACCGTGCCGTTATATACATTCTCTGGCAGTGAGTTGTTTTCGCCCAGCGTTTATATTCAGGCCAATGTTCATGGTGCCGAAGTGCAGGGAAATGCAGTGATTTATCAACTGATGACCTTGTTAGAAGGTTATCAAGTACTAGGTGATATTACGCTTGCGCCATTGGCCAATCCATTAGGGATTAATCAAAAGAGTGGTGAGTTTACCTTAGGACGGTTTGATCCGATAACTGGGGTGAATTGGAACCGAGAGTATTTTGATCACAACATCAAGGTGCAAGCTTGGTATACCGAGCATCAACATTTAAACGATAATGAACTGTTTCAGGCTTATCGTTCAATGTTGGTTGGAGCTTGTCAGGCTCGATTGGAGCTCCCTTTTGGGCTCTCTACCGGTCATCGGTTGGCTGTGAGTTTACAAACCATGGCACATCAAGCAGATATAGTGCTTGATTTACATACTGGGCCTAAGTCGTGCAAGCATTTGTATTGCCCTGAGTATGATGCGGATGCGGCGAGATTTTTTTCGATCCCATACACGCTGATTATGCCTAATAGTTTTGGCGGAGCGATGGATGAAGCCACGTTTTGTCCATGGTGGCAGTTAACCGAATATGCCGCGAGCCAAGGTCGTGAGTTTTCGGTACCCGTGTCTGCATTTACCTTAGAGCTCGCCAGTCAAGAACGAATTGATTTAGCCGACGCGTTAGAAGATGCCAAAGGCATATTGGCTTATTTAAGTTATCGTGGTGTGATTGCTGAAAAAGTCACTCCAGCAGATATGCCTCGATTTGGTTGTTACTTATGTGACTACAAAAAGTTTCATGCACCTAAAGCTGGTTTAATCGAATATCGCGCGGTACTGGGTGAGCCGTTAGCAGCAGGGCAACCATTGGTGAATATTTTACGCATTGATCTTTATGGCACTGAACAGGCTTATCAAGCCATTAGTTTACCCATGGATTGCGTGCCAATTTTACACTTTGCTTCAGCGTCAGTTCACCAAGGGACTGAACTGTATAAGGTGATGACCAAGGTGTTTTCGATAACCCACTAA
- the lysC gene encoding lysine-sensitive aspartokinase 3, with protein sequence MSIISETVVLETVVPEIATSELVVAKFGGTSVADYASMSRCANIVLANQATRLVVVSASSGVTNLLVELTQANVNDERRLVLLKQIAQIQYAILDELGRPQDVAASIDKILSRMSVLSESLELDRSKAIMDELLSTGEQCSSILFSAVIREKGTASNHFDVRQVLRTDSYFGRAEPQIEVISTLAGDFLKPLLARYIIVTQGFIGADDSGRTTTLGRGGSDYSAALLAEALRATAVEIWTDVAGIYTTDPRLAPNARPIAEISFNEAAEMATFGAKVLHPATILPAVRQKIQVFVGSSKAPEMGGTWIRHQVDDTPVFRAVALRRDQTLLNLHSLQMLHAQGFLAETFATLARHKISVDLITTSEVNVALTLDKTGSDSSGHGLLSESLLQELSQHCGVRVEENLALIAIIGNRIASTAGVCSRVFKVLENHNVRMICQGASPHNLCVLVAESEAAQVVNALHQNLFE encoded by the coding sequence ATGAGCATTATCTCTGAAACTGTTGTTCTTGAAACCGTGGTGCCTGAAATAGCCACATCAGAATTAGTCGTAGCCAAATTTGGCGGTACGTCGGTTGCTGATTACGCCTCTATGAGTCGTTGTGCCAATATTGTCTTGGCTAACCAAGCCACTCGTCTCGTGGTGGTGAGTGCCTCCAGTGGTGTCACCAATTTATTAGTTGAGCTGACTCAAGCTAATGTCAACGATGAACGACGACTAGTACTCCTTAAGCAAATTGCTCAAATTCAATATGCGATTCTCGATGAATTAGGCCGTCCACAAGACGTGGCGGCCAGTATTGATAAAATTCTGAGCCGAATGTCAGTATTAAGTGAATCGTTAGAACTTGATCGCAGCAAAGCGATTATGGACGAATTGCTGTCAACGGGTGAGCAATGTTCATCGATTTTATTTTCAGCGGTTATTCGGGAAAAAGGCACCGCTTCAAATCATTTCGATGTGCGTCAGGTGCTGCGTACCGACAGCTATTTTGGCCGTGCAGAACCACAGATTGAAGTCATTTCAACGCTTGCTGGTGATTTTTTAAAACCCTTACTTGCTCGTTATATCATTGTCACCCAAGGATTTATTGGAGCTGATGACAGTGGCCGAACCACAACATTAGGCCGTGGTGGCAGTGATTATTCGGCGGCATTACTGGCTGAAGCGCTCCGTGCCACAGCGGTTGAAATTTGGACCGATGTCGCCGGTATTTATACCACTGATCCACGGCTTGCCCCTAATGCGCGTCCCATTGCCGAAATTAGCTTTAATGAGGCGGCTGAGATGGCCACCTTTGGCGCTAAAGTATTGCATCCCGCCACCATTTTACCGGCTGTGAGACAAAAAATTCAGGTGTTTGTGGGATCAAGTAAAGCCCCTGAAATGGGCGGAACTTGGATCCGCCATCAAGTAGACGATACCCCAGTATTTAGAGCTGTGGCATTGCGCCGCGATCAAACATTACTTAACTTGCATAGCTTACAAATGTTACATGCTCAGGGTTTTTTAGCAGAAACGTTTGCGACTTTAGCTCGACATAAAATTTCGGTGGATCTCATTACCACCTCTGAAGTTAACGTGGCATTGACCTTAGATAAAACCGGTTCTGATTCGAGCGGACACGGCTTGTTAAGTGAGTCATTATTGCAAGAGTTATCGCAGCATTGTGGTGTTCGCGTCGAAGAGAACTTAGCCTTAATCGCCATTATAGGTAATCGTATTGCATCGACTGCGGGTGTTTGTAGTCGCGTATTTAAGGTGCTGGAAAACCATAATGTAAGGATGATTTGCCAAGGCGCCAGCCCACATAATTTATGTGTCCTAGTGGCAGAGTCGGAAGCGGCGCAAGTGGTTAATGCCTTGCATCAAAATCTGTTTGAGTAA
- a CDS encoding DUF3293 domain-containing protein, with the protein MENVIDTLWYEYQTTHFLFTQRLSNDFPFAIVTAHNPRGTSLSPSQNRLLDHQLQSKIQQYNRPYRALIGAAADWSHMEKSWAVFIDKEQAVELGREFNQHAIYYVNQGLISLVACLDTIKPDVEMGAFNQRLRLVNELPEISFYTG; encoded by the coding sequence ATGGAAAATGTTATCGATACATTGTGGTATGAATATCAAACGACTCATTTTTTGTTCACCCAACGCCTTTCTAATGATTTCCCATTTGCTATAGTTACCGCTCATAACCCCCGGGGGACTAGCCTCTCACCGAGTCAAAATCGTTTACTTGATCATCAGCTTCAATCTAAAATCCAACAGTATAATCGGCCCTATCGTGCCTTAATCGGTGCGGCCGCTGATTGGTCACATATGGAAAAAAGCTGGGCAGTTTTTATTGATAAAGAACAGGCTGTTGAGCTAGGAAGAGAGTTTAATCAACATGCAATTTATTACGTTAATCAAGGTTTGATATCTCTGGTTGCGTGTCTTGATACCATCAAACCTGACGTTGAAATGGGCGCATTTAATCAGCGATTACGGCTGGTTAATGAACTGCCAGAGATTAGTTTCTATACTGGATGA
- the arcA gene encoding two-component system response regulator ArcA has translation MQNPHILIVEDEAVTRNTLRSIFEAEGYVVTEANDGAEMHRAMQENKINLVVMDINLPGKNGLLLARELREINNIGLIFLTGRDNEVDKILGLEIGADDYITKPFNPRELTIRARNLLTRVNNAAAETEEKGSVEFYRFNGWSLEINSRSLVTPQGESYKLPRSEFRAMLHFVENPGKILTRADLLLKMTGRELKPHDRTVDVTIRRIRKHFESLPDTPEIIATIHGEGYRFCGDLEA, from the coding sequence ATGCAAAATCCGCACATTTTAATTGTTGAAGATGAAGCAGTAACTCGTAATACATTGCGCAGTATTTTTGAAGCTGAAGGCTATGTTGTCACCGAAGCCAATGACGGCGCAGAAATGCATAGAGCCATGCAAGAAAACAAGATAAACCTTGTTGTTATGGACATTAACTTACCAGGTAAAAACGGCTTATTATTAGCACGTGAACTACGTGAAATTAATAACATCGGTCTTATTTTCTTGACCGGTCGAGATAATGAAGTTGATAAAATTTTAGGGCTTGAAATTGGTGCCGATGACTATATCACTAAACCATTCAACCCTCGCGAATTAACGATCCGTGCCCGTAACCTGTTAACTCGCGTTAATAATGCGGCGGCAGAGACCGAAGAAAAAGGTTCTGTTGAGTTTTACCGCTTTAACGGCTGGAGCCTAGAAATTAATAGCCGCTCTTTGGTTACTCCACAAGGTGAATCTTACAAGTTACCACGCAGCGAATTTCGTGCGATGCTTCATTTTGTTGAAAATCCAGGCAAGATTTTAACTCGTGCTGATTTACTGCTAAAAATGACCGGCCGTGAGTTAAAACCCCACGACCGCACTGTTGATGTAACGATCCGTCGTATCCGTAAGCACTTTGAAAGCTTACCTGACACGCCAGAAATCATCGCGACTATTCACGGTGAAGGCTATCGTTTTTGTGGCGACTTAGAAGCTTAA
- a CDS encoding S9 family peptidase has protein sequence MTTTWKHHALAAVSVVPLLFSSPVFSVTANVKGSIMNSSTTATLTAIPGNNMPLTIERINASPALAGSSPRGLALSPNGKRVTYLSSRADNQHFYDLWQMDIATGKRSVLINAEQLDAGELSDEEKARRERQRIYGQGIMEYFWSEDSQHILIPAAGKLYLFDVPTNNVVELAIGAGFATDARLSPKGHFVSFVRDQNLFILALDTHKVSALTTDGKGPIKNAMAEFVAQEEMDRMTGYWWAPDESAIAFTRIDETGVELVTRNEIYADGIKLTEQRYPYAGKANVEIELGVVSLKDRSINWIDLGKQKDMYLPRVDWLPDSQRVSFQWQSRDQQTLDLRIVSITKPKQVTTVIEEHSNAWVNLNNDLHFLKQQSAFIWGSERDGFHHLYLFDLQGKQLKQLTQGDWTVDALEFVDEATGWVYFSGRKNSVVERHLYRVNLKQGMDSIERISQASGMHEAVFADKKPVYLDYFSSLQQPPQISLHNDTGKHLAWVEQNEIDNNHPLNDYAGLWQMPEFGQVTAEDNQALQYRLFKPVPFDAAKQYPVVVRVYGGPHAQLVVNSWSEADYFTQYLLQQGYVVFQLDNRGSAHRGTQFEHVIYQNMGDAEVSDQKVGVDYLRSLPFVDGDNIAIYGHSYGGYMALMSQFKAPGYFKAAIAGAPVTDWRLYDTHYTERYMGNPETNKQGYDASSILPYVKDYQSGLLMYHGMADDNVLFENSTRVYKALQDEGKLFQMMDYPGSKHSMRGEKVRNYLYKSLAAFLDQQLK, from the coding sequence ATGACAACAACATGGAAGCATCATGCTTTAGCGGCAGTATCTGTCGTGCCACTTCTTTTTTCCAGCCCGGTTTTTTCAGTAACAGCAAACGTTAAAGGCAGCATTATGAACTCATCTACCACCGCGACATTGACTGCTATACCAGGTAATAATATGCCACTGACCATTGAGCGTATTAATGCGTCACCGGCATTAGCAGGTTCAAGTCCTCGTGGATTAGCCTTGTCACCTAATGGTAAGCGGGTGACTTATTTATCGAGTCGAGCTGATAACCAGCATTTCTATGATTTATGGCAAATGGATATCGCGACAGGTAAGCGCAGCGTGTTGATTAATGCGGAACAATTAGACGCAGGGGAATTGTCTGATGAAGAGAAAGCTCGCCGTGAGCGCCAACGTATTTATGGCCAAGGGATCATGGAGTATTTTTGGTCTGAAGACAGCCAACATATTTTAATTCCGGCTGCGGGTAAATTGTACTTATTTGATGTTCCAACGAATAACGTGGTTGAATTAGCGATTGGAGCAGGCTTTGCCACCGATGCGCGTTTGTCACCTAAAGGCCACTTTGTGTCGTTTGTACGCGATCAAAATTTATTTATATTAGCCTTGGACACACACAAAGTCAGTGCGTTAACGACCGATGGTAAAGGGCCGATTAAAAATGCCATGGCAGAGTTTGTCGCCCAAGAAGAAATGGATCGCATGACAGGATATTGGTGGGCGCCCGATGAGTCTGCTATTGCCTTTACTCGAATCGATGAAACGGGTGTTGAGTTAGTGACCCGTAATGAAATTTATGCCGACGGTATTAAATTAACCGAGCAGCGTTACCCTTATGCTGGCAAAGCTAACGTTGAGATTGAGTTGGGAGTGGTTAGCTTAAAAGATCGAAGCATAAACTGGATTGATTTAGGCAAACAAAAAGACATGTATTTACCTCGTGTTGATTGGTTGCCAGACAGTCAACGGGTGTCATTTCAATGGCAAAGCCGCGATCAACAAACATTGGACTTACGCATAGTTTCGATAACCAAACCGAAACAAGTAACAACGGTGATCGAAGAACACAGTAACGCTTGGGTTAACCTAAACAATGACTTGCACTTTCTCAAGCAACAATCGGCCTTTATTTGGGGCTCTGAACGTGATGGTTTTCATCACCTGTACTTATTTGACTTACAAGGTAAGCAACTTAAACAGTTAACCCAAGGTGATTGGACGGTCGATGCGCTTGAATTTGTCGATGAAGCCACGGGCTGGGTATATTTTAGCGGTCGTAAAAACAGCGTGGTCGAGCGTCATTTGTATCGGGTTAACTTGAAACAAGGTATGGACTCCATTGAGCGAATTAGCCAAGCATCAGGTATGCATGAGGCAGTATTTGCGGATAAAAAGCCGGTTTATTTAGATTACTTTAGTAGCTTACAGCAACCGCCACAAATAAGTTTACACAATGATACTGGCAAGCATTTAGCTTGGGTTGAGCAAAATGAAATTGATAACAACCATCCTCTGAATGATTATGCGGGTTTATGGCAAATGCCTGAGTTTGGTCAAGTAACCGCTGAAGATAACCAAGCACTGCAGTATCGATTATTTAAACCGGTTCCTTTTGATGCAGCTAAACAGTATCCGGTTGTGGTTAGGGTATACGGTGGGCCGCATGCGCAGTTAGTGGTCAATAGCTGGAGCGAAGCGGATTATTTTACTCAGTATTTACTGCAGCAAGGTTATGTTGTATTCCAGTTAGATAATCGGGGTTCGGCTCATCGAGGTACTCAATTTGAGCATGTAATTTATCAAAATATGGGTGATGCGGAAGTGAGTGACCAAAAGGTCGGGGTAGATTATTTACGCAGTTTACCTTTCGTTGATGGTGATAACATTGCCATTTATGGCCACAGTTATGGCGGCTACATGGCGTTAATGAGTCAGTTTAAGGCGCCAGGTTATTTTAAAGCCGCTATAGCAGGGGCGCCAGTAACCGATTGGCGTTTGTACGATACCCATTACACTGAACGTTATATGGGCAACCCAGAAACCAATAAACAAGGTTACGACGCCAGCAGTATTTTACCTTACGTCAAAGATTATCAGTCGGGCTTATTGATGTATCACGGCATGGCTGATGACAATGTACTGTTTGAAAACAGCACTCGAGTGTATAAGGCATTACAAGATGAAGGTAAATTGTTCCAGATGATGGATTACCCGGGGTCTAAGCATTCAATGCGCGGTGAGAAAGTCCGTAATTATTTGTATAAATCATTAGCGGCATTTTTAGATCAACAGTTGAAATAA
- a CDS encoding class 1 fructose-bisphosphatase → MQTLAQTLSAQSVNSSLTQLLFTLADTSKAISVAVRRGALAGVLGATDQENVQGETQKKLDVITNDMLKNALKTDGHVRGLASEEEDYVVEVNTQGEYLVCFDPLDGSSNIDINSLVGTIFSILPAPTGALNEQSFLQAGRQQVAAGYVLYGPSTMMALTTGQGTQFYTLDPDSQEFLLTDDNVQITPDTAEFAINMSNQRFWEAPVQTYIADLLLGEIGPREQSFNMRWIAAMVGDVHRVLCRGGIFTYPTDNKNPARPFKLRLMYEANPMALLVEQAGGKASTGYETILDIQPTAIHQRVAVILGSANEVDTCLSYHGIDYSEEPSID, encoded by the coding sequence ATGCAGACTTTGGCACAAACCCTTAGCGCACAATCCGTAAACTCGTCTTTAACCCAATTATTATTCACCTTAGCGGACACCTCAAAAGCCATTAGTGTTGCGGTTCGGCGCGGCGCCTTAGCAGGCGTTTTAGGCGCAACCGATCAAGAAAACGTTCAAGGCGAAACCCAGAAAAAACTGGATGTGATCACCAATGACATGCTTAAAAATGCTCTCAAAACCGATGGCCATGTTCGCGGTTTAGCCTCAGAAGAAGAGGATTACGTGGTTGAAGTTAATACTCAAGGTGAGTACCTAGTGTGTTTTGACCCGCTCGATGGCTCATCAAATATTGATATTAACTCATTAGTGGGCACCATTTTTTCAATCTTGCCAGCACCTACCGGTGCGCTAAATGAGCAAAGCTTTTTACAAGCTGGCCGTCAACAAGTGGCGGCGGGTTATGTATTATATGGCCCATCAACCATGATGGCGTTAACCACTGGCCAAGGCACCCAGTTTTATACTCTTGATCCCGACAGCCAAGAATTTTTACTCACCGATGATAACGTTCAAATCACCCCAGACACGGCTGAGTTTGCCATTAACATGTCAAACCAACGTTTTTGGGAAGCGCCAGTGCAAACCTACATTGCCGATTTATTACTCGGGGAAATAGGCCCACGCGAGCAATCATTTAACATGCGTTGGATTGCTGCAATGGTAGGTGATGTGCATCGTGTATTGTGCCGTGGTGGTATTTTTACCTATCCTACCGATAATAAAAATCCAGCCAGACCATTCAAATTGCGCTTAATGTACGAAGCTAACCCAATGGCATTGCTGGTTGAGCAAGCTGGCGGAAAAGCTTCAACGGGTTATGAAACGATTTTGGATATTCAGCCAACGGCAATCCACCAGCGTGTTGCGGTAATTTTAGGCAGCGCCAACGAAGTGGACACCTGCTTGAGCTACCACGGTATTGATTACAGCGAAGAGCCATCAATTGATTAA
- a CDS encoding tetratricopeptide repeat protein, which yields MPPARSSNKNKYIAAFLLLLLISMSAYAYLMPTKAPAIETGTILVLPVQLATGSTDSQWNPYAAMDVLINQLNVGVSYPLLQTEDIINIISLISNDHLSQAVDIKQLMAVSGAGLVIESRITSANNQYQLAFTLHQQHNTEAGVVNASSIEQAILATSSLITQQLNPQHNPQHNPQHNKTATQYHSRYSTPLLFSAMTQLQLGDTKAAEQHLSKLIHSTPDNLVAMRLLASIQLQQHQYEQLNTTLIAAIDQATHQQDERELARLRLLLAQSYTETDRIEQALGVLTIAKTNAAKVKDWLTLGYISQLAGMINQRIGRNDKAREQFKKAIEYHQMMNYPIGQTQALNELAELEVIEFNYPQAYRYINRSYEQVAHRGLDHLEKSTFKIMTKIENKMQHR from the coding sequence ATGCCGCCCGCCAGATCATCGAATAAAAATAAATATATTGCGGCGTTTTTACTTTTACTGCTTATTAGCATGAGTGCTTATGCTTATCTGATGCCCACTAAAGCCCCAGCAATAGAAACTGGCACTATTTTAGTGCTTCCAGTGCAACTGGCAACAGGCAGCACAGACTCGCAATGGAATCCCTATGCCGCGATGGATGTGCTTATCAATCAGCTAAATGTCGGTGTTAGTTACCCATTACTGCAAACCGAAGATATTATCAATATCATCTCGCTTATCTCTAATGATCACTTGAGCCAAGCTGTCGATATTAAGCAATTAATGGCCGTCTCCGGCGCGGGATTAGTGATTGAATCCCGTATTACCAGCGCCAATAATCAATATCAATTAGCGTTTACATTACATCAGCAGCATAATACAGAAGCGGGCGTCGTTAACGCTTCAAGTATCGAGCAAGCTATATTAGCAACATCAAGCTTGATTACTCAGCAGCTCAATCCACAACACAATCCACAACACAACCCACAACACAATAAGACAGCAACTCAATACCATTCACGCTATAGTACACCGCTGTTGTTCAGTGCAATGACACAGCTACAACTTGGTGACACTAAGGCTGCTGAGCAGCACTTATCCAAGCTCATACACTCCACACCCGACAACTTAGTTGCCATGCGTCTACTGGCCAGCATCCAATTGCAGCAACATCAATATGAACAGCTTAATACCACATTGATAGCAGCAATCGACCAAGCTACACATCAGCAAGATGAGCGAGAGCTAGCCAGACTCAGATTGTTATTAGCGCAAAGCTACACCGAAACCGACAGGATAGAACAAGCATTAGGCGTACTTACCATTGCAAAAACCAATGCTGCTAAAGTGAAAGACTGGCTAACATTGGGCTATATTTCACAGCTTGCAGGCATGATAAACCAGCGCATAGGTCGTAATGATAAAGCCAGGGAGCAGTTTAAAAAAGCCATTGAATATCATCAAATGATGAACTATCCCATCGGGCAAACACAGGCGTTGAATGAATTGGCAGAACTTGAGGTGATTGAGTTCAACTACCCACAAGCTTACCGCTATATTAATCGCTCTTATGAACAAGTTGCTCATCGCGGTTTAGATCATTTAGAAAAGTCTACATTCAAGATTATGACCAAGATAGAAAATAAAATGCAGCATAGATAG
- a CDS encoding dicarboxylate/amino acid:cation symporter — protein MTKSLSARIFIGLFLGVVLGSIVQFLLADNAFFGGTLVSLASGVGTMFVNMIMMLVVPLVFVSIVCGVCELQDLKSFGRLGGKTFGFYIINTMIAILAAFTVAMVFEPGKGVDMSSSGSLDITATELPDLMSLIVSIVPNNPFSAFTSGNMLQVIFMALLIGGVIKSLGHSVEGAVKGFQTANKIMMRLISVVMSLAPYGVFALMFKLGATLEPEIFVSVVEYLVLILALLLIWIFIVYPFAVSLFTPISAKTFREKTQEQILFSLSTASSNATIPVTMRTLTDKLGVSQAVAGFGVPLGATMNMGGVSIYITIAIFFVANAFGMPISNDQIPSLLFSVFLLSVGAGGVPGGGMVMIGVLIYQLGLPVEAFVIVAALDRIIDMVLTSCNVVGDTAVLTIVDQTEQAHQLETAKIAAEKV, from the coding sequence TCTATTTCTAGGGGTTGTGCTTGGCAGTATTGTGCAGTTTTTATTAGCCGATAATGCTTTTTTTGGTGGCACATTAGTGAGTCTGGCAAGTGGTGTCGGCACTATGTTTGTCAATATGATCATGATGCTAGTGGTCCCACTGGTGTTTGTGAGTATTGTCTGCGGTGTGTGTGAGTTACAAGATTTAAAAAGCTTTGGCCGTTTAGGTGGTAAAACCTTTGGCTTTTATATTATCAATACCATGATAGCCATTTTAGCTGCATTTACCGTCGCGATGGTATTTGAACCCGGTAAAGGGGTGGATATGTCGAGCAGCGGTTCGCTGGATATTACCGCGACAGAACTGCCAGATTTAATGTCGTTAATTGTCAGTATAGTGCCAAATAATCCTTTTTCAGCCTTCACCTCTGGCAATATGCTGCAAGTGATTTTTATGGCGCTATTAATAGGCGGCGTGATCAAATCATTGGGGCATTCCGTTGAGGGGGCGGTAAAAGGGTTTCAAACTGCCAATAAAATCATGATGCGCTTAATTTCGGTGGTAATGAGTTTAGCGCCATACGGGGTATTTGCCTTGATGTTTAAATTAGGTGCAACCTTAGAACCTGAAATTTTTGTCAGTGTTGTTGAATATTTAGTGCTTATTTTAGCCCTATTATTGATTTGGATTTTTATCGTATATCCATTTGCTGTCAGCCTATTCACCCCTATTTCAGCGAAAACGTTCAGAGAAAAAACCCAAGAACAAATACTATTCTCATTGTCTACCGCTAGCTCAAACGCCACTATTCCGGTAACCATGCGTACCCTTACTGACAAGCTAGGTGTGAGTCAAGCGGTGGCTGGTTTTGGTGTGCCACTGGGTGCAACCATGAACATGGGCGGGGTGTCGATTTACATTACTATTGCGATATTCTTTGTGGCTAACGCCTTTGGTATGCCAATCAGCAATGATCAAATCCCGTCGTTACTGTTTAGTGTGTTTTTATTGTCAGTGGGTGCAGGTGGTGTGCCTGGTGGTGGTATGGTGATGATTGGGGTACTGATTTACCAATTAGGCTTACCAGTAGAGGCATTTGTCATTGTGGCTGCACTAGACCGTATTATCGATATGGTATTAACCTCATGTAACGTGGTTGGTGATACTGCGGTATTAACCATTGTCGATCAAACTGAACAAGCGCATCAGCTTGAGACTGCAAAAATTGCAGCTGAGAAAGTATAA